The proteins below come from a single Panicum hallii strain FIL2 chromosome 7, PHallii_v3.1, whole genome shotgun sequence genomic window:
- the LOC112901306 gene encoding endonuclease 1 isoform X1, with protein sequence MASGGKGLLTGSFLRAAALGLVVLASAAPVARSWSKEGHMLTCQIAQDLLEPDAAHAVRNLLPEDVGGDLSALCVWPDQVRHWYKYTWSGPLHFIDTPDKACTFDYARDCHGPDGAKDMCVAGAIANFTSQLLHYKHGSADRKCKQSRMFSCVPQPMVLYLYVFQPLSDCNADNLTEALLFLSHFMGDVHQPMHVGFTSDQGGNSIDLRWFRHKSNLHHVWDREIIQTALAEFYDKDMGTFRKQLEHNLTKGTWSDDVTSWGDCEDLLSCPTKYATESISLACKWAYSGVHEGETLSDDYFGSRLPIVSRRIAQGGVRLAMFLNRIFGQHNRDVAAPS encoded by the exons ATGGCCTCTGGCGGCAAGGGCCTGTTGACCGGTTCGTTCCtgcgagcggcggcgctcgggctggtTGTCCTGGCGTCGGCGGCGCCGGTGGCTCGGTCGTGGAGCAAGGAGGGGCACATGCTGACATGCCAAATCGCGCAG GATCTGCTGGAGCCTGACGCCGCGCACGCCGTGAGGAACCTGCTCCCGGAGGACGTGGGCGGCGACCTGTCGGCGCTGTGCGTGTGGCCGGACCAGGTCAGGCACTGGTACAAGTACACGTGGAGCGGCCCGCTCCACTTCATCGACACCCCTGACAAGGCCTGCACCTTCGACTACGCAA GGGACTGCCACGGCCCCGATGGCGCCAAGGACATGTGCGTCGCCGGCGCCATCGCCAACTTCACGTCCCAGCTGCTCCACTACAAGCACGGCAGCGCCGACCGGAAGTGTAAGCAGAGCAGGATGTTTAGTTGTGTACCTCAACCAATGGTTCTGTATCTTTACGTGTTCCAACCACTTTCTGATTGCAATGCAGACAACTTGACCGAAGCCCTTCTGTTCCTGTCACACTTCATGGGAGATGTTCATCAG CCGATGCATGTGGGGTTCACGAGCGACCAAGGCGGTAATTCCATAGACCTGCGGTGGTTCAGGCACAAATCCAACCTCCATCAC GTGTGGGACAGGGAGATCATACAGACAGCTCTCGCTGAATTCTACGACAAGGACATGGGCACCTTCCGGAAGCAGCTTGAGCACAACCTTACCAAG GGTACCTGGTCTGACGATGTAACATCTTGGGGAGACTGCGAGGACCTTCTGTCGTGCCCAACCAA GTACGCCACGGAGAGCATAAGCTTGGCGTGCAAGTGGGCCTACAGCGGCGTCCATGAAGGGGAAACCCTATCCG ATGACTACTTCGGTTCGAGGCTGCCGATCGTGTCGCGGCGGATCGCGCAGGGGGGAGTGAGGCTGGCCATGT
- the LOC112901305 gene encoding uncharacterized protein LOC112901305 encodes MTTTGGCCSTPLAWARPRASAALRVRRCRAYAPAVAAGASDVAFHPDVSRAAESLQAEFRAVDRALALNSSRVAAAFRRARVAPHHFGGSTGYGHDDGGGREALDAVFAEIVGAETAIVRPQFFSGTHAIACALFALLRPGHELLAVSGPPYDTLEEVIGIRGSANVGSLKDFGVAYREVLLAADGGLDWEALACAIRPETGCAFIQRSCGYSWRKSLSVADIHRAISLIKLQNPNCMVMVDNCYGEFVETSEPAMVGADLIAGSLIKNPGGTIAPCGGYVAGKRNLVEAAAARLSAPGLGVEFGSIPGHVMRSLFQGLFLAPQMVGEAIKGGLLIAEVMSAKGYRVQPLPRVPRHDIVQAVELGNRERLIAFCEVVQQTCPVGSFVKPTAGETPGYASEVIFADGTFIDGSTSELSCDGPLRDPYAVFCQGGTHWTQWALVLTEVLKVI; translated from the exons ATGACGACCACCGGCGGCTGCTGCTCGACCCCCCTCGCGTGGGCGCGGCCTCGCGCCTCTGCCGCCCTGCGCGTCCGCCGGTGTCGCGCGTACGCGCCCGCGGTCGCGGCCGGGGCGTCTGACGTGGCGTTCCACCCGGACGTGTCCCGCGCGGCGGAGTCGCTGCAGGCGGAGTTCCGCGCCGTCGACCGCGCCCTCGCCCTCAACTCCTCCCGCGTCGCCGCTGCCTTCCGCCGCGCCCGCGTCGCCCCGCAC CATTTCGGCGGGTCGACGGGGTATGGccacgacgacggcggcggccgggaggcGCTGGACGCCGTATTCGCCGAAATCGTCGGCGCCGAGACCGCCATTGTGCGCCCACAG TTCTTCTCCGGCACGCACGCCATTGCCTGTGCGCTATTTGCGCTTCTGAGGCCTGGGCATGAG CTCCTGGCAGTCTCTGGTCCTCCGTACGACACCTTAGAGGAGGTGATTGGCATCAGGGGGTCGGCCAATGTAGGATCACTCAAAGACTTTGGAGTGGCGTACCGAGAAGTTCTG CTCGCAGCAGACGGTGGCCTTGATTGGGAAGCCCTTGCTTGCGCCATCAGACCAGAAACTGGATGTGCCTTCATTCAGAGATCTTGTGGGTACTCTTGGCGCAAGAGCTTAAGTGTAGCTGATATTCACAGAGCTATAAGTTTGATCAAG TTGCAAAACCCAAACTGCATGGTGATGGTTGACAATTGCTATGGTGAATTTGTTGAGACATCCGAACCTGCAATGGTG GGAGCAGACTTGATTGCTGGTAGTTTGATAAAGAATCCGGGTGGAACTATTGCGCCTTGTGGTGGTTATGTTGCTGGGAAGAGAAATTTAGTTGAAGCAGCTGCTGCTCGCCTATCTGCACCTGGCCTTGGGGTAGAATTTGGATCAATACCTGGCCATGTTATGCGTTCGCTTTTCCAAGGCTTGTTTCTTGCTCCACAAATGGTTGGAGAAGCAATAAAA GGAGGTTTGCTAATTGCGGAAGTCATGTCAGCCAAGGGCTACAGAGTTCAACCACTTCCAAGGGTTCCTCGCCATGATATTGTGCAG GCAGTGGAACTTGGCAACAGGGAGAGACTCATAGCATTCTGTGAAGTGGTGCAACAAACTTGCCCAGTAGGGTCATTTGTTAAACCAACTGCTGGGGAAACTCCTGGCTATGCTTCAGAG GTCATTTTTGCCGACGGGACATTCATAGATGGAAGCACAAGTGAACTATCATGTGATGGGCCCTTGAGAGATCCATATGCCGTCTTCTGCCAG GGAGGAACACATTGGACACAATGGGCGCTTGTCCTCACTGAAGTTCTGAAGGTCATATAA
- the LOC112901306 gene encoding endonuclease 1 isoform X2 has product MASGGKGLLTGSFLRAAALGLVVLASAAPVARSWSKEGHMLTCQIAQDLLEPDAAHAVRNLLPEDVGGDLSALCVWPDQVRHWYKYTWSGPLHFIDTPDKACTFDYARDCHGPDGAKDMCVAGAIANFTSQLLHYKHGSADRKYNLTEALLFLSHFMGDVHQPMHVGFTSDQGGNSIDLRWFRHKSNLHHVWDREIIQTALAEFYDKDMGTFRKQLEHNLTKGTWSDDVTSWGDCEDLLSCPTKYATESISLACKWAYSGVHEGETLSDDYFGSRLPIVSRRIAQGGVRLAMFLNRIFGQHNRDVAAPS; this is encoded by the exons ATGGCCTCTGGCGGCAAGGGCCTGTTGACCGGTTCGTTCCtgcgagcggcggcgctcgggctggtTGTCCTGGCGTCGGCGGCGCCGGTGGCTCGGTCGTGGAGCAAGGAGGGGCACATGCTGACATGCCAAATCGCGCAG GATCTGCTGGAGCCTGACGCCGCGCACGCCGTGAGGAACCTGCTCCCGGAGGACGTGGGCGGCGACCTGTCGGCGCTGTGCGTGTGGCCGGACCAGGTCAGGCACTGGTACAAGTACACGTGGAGCGGCCCGCTCCACTTCATCGACACCCCTGACAAGGCCTGCACCTTCGACTACGCAA GGGACTGCCACGGCCCCGATGGCGCCAAGGACATGTGCGTCGCCGGCGCCATCGCCAACTTCACGTCCCAGCTGCTCCACTACAAGCACGGCAGCGCCGACCGGAAGT ACAACTTGACCGAAGCCCTTCTGTTCCTGTCACACTTCATGGGAGATGTTCATCAG CCGATGCATGTGGGGTTCACGAGCGACCAAGGCGGTAATTCCATAGACCTGCGGTGGTTCAGGCACAAATCCAACCTCCATCAC GTGTGGGACAGGGAGATCATACAGACAGCTCTCGCTGAATTCTACGACAAGGACATGGGCACCTTCCGGAAGCAGCTTGAGCACAACCTTACCAAG GGTACCTGGTCTGACGATGTAACATCTTGGGGAGACTGCGAGGACCTTCTGTCGTGCCCAACCAA GTACGCCACGGAGAGCATAAGCTTGGCGTGCAAGTGGGCCTACAGCGGCGTCCATGAAGGGGAAACCCTATCCG ATGACTACTTCGGTTCGAGGCTGCCGATCGTGTCGCGGCGGATCGCGCAGGGGGGAGTGAGGCTGGCCATGT